Proteins encoded by one window of Rutidosis leptorrhynchoides isolate AG116_Rl617_1_P2 chromosome 7, CSIRO_AGI_Rlap_v1, whole genome shotgun sequence:
- the LOC139859030 gene encoding uncharacterized protein, translating into MGEVNSKPICPWTLLASKGKKHDTYIVKTLHEEHTCQQKRKLRQLSSTFISKEIGDILVADPNMKARAIQEIMTIKYELGVKKMAAYRAKSKAMKVIIGDYKKQYLRLRDYCLELQKRNLNTTTIIEVHPEPNPSSDTRVFKRVYICLGPLKEGYKACKREILGVDGCFLKGPYEGQLLSVVGVDPNNGIYPLAYAIVEAKTSDSWKWFLKCLGDDLDLDSNSNFTFISDKQKQ; encoded by the exons ATGGGGGAAGTCAATTCCAAACCTATTTGCCCTTGGACTTTACTTGCTTCAAAGGGTAAAAAGCATGACACATACATTGTGAAGACCTTACATGAAGAACATACATGTCAACAAAAGAGGAAACTTAGACAACTTTCATCTACTTTTATATCAAAAGAAATTGGTGATATCTTAGTAGCTGATCCTAATATGAAGGCAAGAGCAATTCAAGAGATCATGACAATAAAATATGAATTGGGAGTGAAGAAGATGGCTGCATATAGGGCTAAGTCAAAGGCAATGAAAGTAATTATTGGTGACTACAAGAAACAATACTTGAGACTTAGAGACTATTGCTTGGAGTTGCAGAAAAGAAATTTAAACACAACTACCATTATAGAAGTACATCCAGAACCAAACCCATCATCAGATACAAGGGTTTTTAAAAGGGTGTACATATGTTTGGGTCCACTAAAAGAAGGCTATAAAGCTTGTAAAAGAGAGATATTAGGTGTTGATGGTTGTTTCTTAAAAGGCCCATATGAAGGACAACTTTTGTCTGTTGTTGGAGTAGATCCTAACAATGGTATATATCCTTTAGCTTATGCTATTGTTGAGGCTAAAACAAGTGACTCTTGGAAATGGTTTTTGAAGTGTCTTGGTGATGATTTAGATTTGGACTCAAATAGCAACTTCACCTTCATATCAGATAAGCAGAAG CAATGA
- the LOC139859031 gene encoding uncharacterized protein → MEELRRENEGAYKFLKDIQPKHWSRSHFTCRSLCDMLLNNVCEIFNSKLVDGRDKPVITCLEYVRQYLMKRIVTVQKVINKSAGTLTPTSTRFFEMTKKAANRYNVTWNGGDGFQVMDAFLDKQVVDLRTKTCTCQKWELTGLPCKHAVACLWDMAENSEKVGDPEDWVNPVYKLETWREVYSFKVEPITGSVSWPNSECPTKLYLLITKNK, encoded by the coding sequence ATGGAGGAACTTAGAAGAGAGAATGAAGGTGCATATAAATTCTTGAAGGACATTCAACCAAAACATTGGAGCAGGTCACACTTTACATGTAGATCACTATGTGATATGTTATTGAATAATGTGTGTGAGATCTTCAATAGTAAGCTAGTTGATGGAAGAGACAAACCTGTTATCACATGTTTAGAGTATGTAAGGCAATACCTTATGAAAAGAATTGTGACAGTTCAAAAGGTAATTAATAAATCTGCTGGGACATTAACACCTACATCCACTAGATTTTTTGAAATGACTAAGAAGGCTGCAAACAGGTATAATGTCACTTGGAATGGGGGAGACGGGTTTCAAGTAATGGATGCTTTTTTAGACAAACAAGTTGTTGACCTAAGAACAAAAACATGTACTTGTCAAAAATGGGAGTTGACTGGGTTGCCATGTAAGCATGCAGTTGCATGTCTTTGGGACATGGCAGAGAATTCTGAGAAGGTTGGTGATCCTGAAGATTGGGTTAATCCAGTGTATAAGTTGGAAACATGGAGGGAGGTTTACTCATTCAAGGTAGAACCTATTACTGGATCTGTTTCATGGCCAAATAGTGAGTGTCCAACTAAACTCTACCTCCTTATCACAAAAAACAAGTAG